Proteins from one Methanobrevibacter sp. genomic window:
- a CDS encoding Fic family protein — protein MMYPVIIAGILHYELVRIHPFIDGNGRTSRLMATLILSIHKFNIDNYFTLDEYYNQDRQAYVDALKSADKNHDLTNWLEYFCQGVLYSIDKVKSEVLNLAQITSKYDNTI, from the coding sequence ATGATGTATCCGGTCATTATCGCAGGAATCCTTCATTATGAATTAGTACGTATCCACCCATTTATAGATGGAAACGGACGTACCAGCAGACTTATGGCAACATTAATACTGTCAATCCATAAGTTTAATATTGATAACTACTTCACATTAGATGAATATTACAATCAAGATAGGCAGGCTTATGTTGATGCACTGAAAAGTGCAGATAAGAACCATGATTTAACAAATTGGTTGGAATATTTCTGTCAAGGAGTGCTATATTCAATTGATAAAGTTAAATCTGAAGTATTGAATTTAGCTCAAATAACATCAAAATATGACAATACAATTTAA
- a CDS encoding winged helix-turn-helix transcriptional regulator codes for MTLLEEKKHIQNKDIQEMLSISPQASYKIIRKLKNKELIKSTGNGRNTEYILK; via the coding sequence TTGACTCTTCTTGAAGAAAAAAAGCATATACAAAATAAGGATATTCAAGAGATGTTAAGCATTTCTCCTCAGGCCAGTTATAAAATTATTAGAAAATTGAAAAATAAAGAATTAATTAAAAGCACTGGAAACGGTAGAAATACAGAATATATATTAAAATAA